One window from the genome of Amycolatopsis sp. NBC_01480 encodes:
- a CDS encoding YigZ family protein yields MTDRYLSVPSPGLHEIEIRRSRFLCALAPVADEAAARAAIAARRKAEPAARHHCHAFVLGPDGRTQRSSDDGEPAGTAGIPMLEVLRRRAVTDTVAVVSRHFGGVLLGAGGLIRAYGQAVSEALDAVGVVEYRRLRLVEVEVDYTRAGRLENDLRSSPYTLNETRFDATAHFEVGLGVGEEEPFAAWLADLTGGEAVLTRLGEEWVRSA; encoded by the coding sequence ATGACTGATCGTTATCTCTCCGTGCCGAGTCCGGGACTGCACGAGATCGAGATCCGGCGCTCCCGCTTCCTCTGCGCCCTCGCCCCGGTGGCCGATGAAGCCGCTGCGCGCGCGGCGATCGCGGCCCGGCGGAAGGCCGAACCGGCCGCGCGCCACCACTGTCACGCGTTTGTCCTCGGCCCGGACGGCCGCACCCAGCGCTCCAGCGACGACGGCGAACCCGCCGGCACCGCGGGTATCCCGATGCTGGAGGTCCTGCGGCGCCGCGCGGTCACCGACACGGTCGCGGTGGTGTCCCGGCATTTCGGCGGTGTACTGCTGGGCGCGGGCGGTTTGATCCGCGCGTACGGGCAGGCGGTGTCGGAAGCCCTGGACGCGGTCGGCGTGGTCGAGTACCGGCGGCTGCGCCTCGTCGAGGTCGAAGTGGACTACACCCGCGCGGGCCGCCTGGAGAACGACCTGCGCTCATCGCCGTACACACTGAACGAGACCCGCTTCGACGCCACTGCCCACTTCGAGGTCGGCCTCGGTGTGGGTGAGGAGGAGCCGTTCGCCGCCTGGCTCGCCGACCTCACCGGCGGCGAGGCCGTGCTGACCCGGCTGGGGGAGGAATGGGTGCGCTCGGCCTGA
- the gltB gene encoding glutamate synthase large subunit, whose translation MTHRASSGSSTPALAGLYDPSYEHDACGVAFVADLAGRRDHQIVAKALVALRNLEHRGARGAEPDTGDGAGLLIQVPDAFYREVVDFTLPEEGAYAVGTAFLPQEEKRRGRAMTTIERIAAEEDMRVVGWRELPVDTAHCGPTAAETMPHFTQLFLAGRRHNREGLALERAAFCVRKRAEHELVEDDVYFPSLSSRTIVYKGMLTEGQVERFFLDLTDERVTSAIGLVHSRFSTNTFPSWPLAHPYRYVAHNGEINTLKGNRNWMDAREALLETDLVPGDLKRIYPVITRGASDSASFDEVLELLHLGGRSLPHSVLMMIPEAWENHQEMDPARRAFYEFHSTLMEPWDGPALVAFTDGTQIGAVLDRNGLRPGRYWVTDDGLVVLASEVGVLELDQSTIVRKGRLEPGRMFLVDTAEGRIIEDEEIKSELATAHPYDEWVDAGLLRLEDLPERDREVPLHAALVRRQQSFGYTEEELETILEPMARTGAEPIGSMGNDSPLAPLSTRSRPLFDYFIQLFAQVTNPPLDSIREELITALGTQIGAEPNLLQADTASCRRIVLPFPVLDNDQLAKLVHVNDDGTLPEFQAVTVLGRYNVHGGGEALVQRLDEIRSEVSEAIEDGARLIVLSDRGVDEHHAAIPSLLLTGAVHHHLVREKTRTQVGLIVEAGDAREVHHIALLVGYGVAAVNPYLAMATVEEMAHQGLIPGVTGKQATTNLIKALGKGVRKTMSKMGVSTVASYTGAQIFEAVGLGAEIVDTCFTGTTSRLGGVGFDTIADEVEQRHRRAFPADGVRPSHRELETGADYQWRREGEPHLFNPQTVFKLQHSTRSGKYEVFKEYTKAVNDQSEKLQTLRGLFDFKYGERTPVPIEEVEPVSEIVKRFATGAISYGSISMEMHQTLAIAMNRLGGKSNTGEGGEDAERLYDPERRSAVKQVASGRFGVTSEYLVNADDIQIKMAQGAKPGEGGQLPGAKVYPWIAKTRYSTPGVGLISPPPHHDIYSIEDLAQLIHDLKNANPAARIHVKLVSEVGVGTVAAGVSKAHADVVLISGHDGGTGASPLSSIKHAGGPWELGLAETQQTLLANRLRDRIVVQTDGQLKTGRDVMIAALLGAEEFGFATAPLVVSGCIMMRVCHLDTCPVGVATQNPKLREKFSGKAEYVVNFFQFIAQEVREYLAELGFRSIAEAVGHAEVLDKRQAVDHWKAAGLDLSPIFHVPGLAPRAARHQQVAQDHGLDKALDNTLIQLAEGALSSGDKVRLELPVRNVNRTVGTMLGSELTKKWGGEGLPDDTIDVTFTGTAGQSFGAFVPKGITLRLYGDGNDYVGKGLSGGRLIVRPDKTAVIAAEEHIIAGNVIGYGATSGEIFIRGKAGERFCVRNSGALAVVEGVGDHGVEYMTGGRVVVLGGVGRNFAAGMSGGIAYVLDLPVHRVNPEMVDIDPLDSEDADFLRETVEKHYNETESAVARTLLADWDAAIDRFGKVMPKDYKRVLAAQVQAERDGRDVNEAIMEAAHG comes from the coding sequence GTGACCCACCGTGCCAGTTCCGGTTCCAGCACACCGGCCCTCGCGGGTCTGTACGACCCTTCTTACGAACACGACGCCTGCGGGGTCGCGTTCGTCGCCGACCTCGCCGGCCGGCGCGATCATCAGATCGTGGCGAAAGCCCTGGTCGCGCTCAGGAATCTGGAGCATCGCGGGGCGCGTGGCGCCGAACCGGACACCGGCGACGGCGCCGGCCTGCTGATCCAGGTGCCCGACGCCTTCTACCGCGAAGTCGTCGACTTCACGCTGCCCGAAGAAGGCGCGTATGCCGTCGGCACCGCTTTCCTGCCCCAGGAAGAAAAACGCCGCGGCCGCGCCATGACCACCATCGAGCGGATCGCCGCCGAGGAGGACATGCGCGTGGTGGGCTGGCGCGAGCTGCCCGTGGACACCGCGCACTGCGGGCCCACCGCCGCCGAGACCATGCCGCACTTCACGCAGCTGTTCCTGGCCGGGCGCCGCCACAACCGCGAAGGCCTCGCCCTGGAACGCGCCGCCTTCTGCGTGCGCAAGCGCGCCGAACACGAACTCGTCGAGGACGACGTCTACTTCCCCTCGCTGTCCTCGCGCACGATCGTCTACAAGGGAATGCTCACCGAAGGTCAGGTCGAGCGGTTCTTCCTCGACCTGACCGACGAGCGCGTGACGAGCGCCATCGGCCTCGTGCACTCCCGCTTCTCCACCAACACCTTCCCGTCGTGGCCGCTCGCGCACCCGTACCGGTACGTGGCGCACAACGGCGAGATCAACACCCTCAAGGGCAACCGCAACTGGATGGACGCGCGCGAGGCACTGCTGGAGACGGACCTCGTCCCCGGCGACCTCAAGCGGATCTACCCGGTGATCACCCGCGGCGCCAGCGACTCCGCGTCGTTCGACGAAGTGCTGGAGCTGCTGCACCTCGGCGGCCGGTCGCTGCCGCACTCGGTGCTGATGATGATCCCGGAGGCCTGGGAAAACCATCAGGAAATGGACCCGGCGCGACGCGCGTTCTACGAGTTCCACTCGACGCTGATGGAGCCGTGGGACGGGCCCGCGCTGGTGGCGTTCACCGACGGCACGCAGATCGGCGCGGTGCTCGACCGCAATGGCCTGCGCCCCGGCCGCTACTGGGTGACCGACGACGGGCTCGTGGTGCTCGCCAGCGAGGTCGGCGTGCTGGAGCTGGACCAGTCCACGATCGTCCGCAAGGGCCGGCTCGAGCCGGGCCGGATGTTCCTCGTCGACACCGCCGAGGGCCGGATCATCGAGGACGAGGAGATCAAGAGCGAGCTGGCCACCGCGCACCCGTACGACGAATGGGTCGACGCCGGGCTGCTGCGCTTGGAGGACCTGCCCGAGCGGGACCGCGAAGTGCCGCTGCACGCCGCGCTCGTGCGGCGCCAGCAGTCCTTCGGCTACACCGAAGAAGAGCTGGAGACCATTCTCGAGCCGATGGCCCGCACCGGCGCGGAGCCGATCGGCTCGATGGGCAACGACTCGCCGCTCGCCCCGCTGTCCACGCGCTCGCGGCCGTTGTTCGACTACTTCATCCAGCTGTTCGCCCAGGTGACGAACCCGCCGCTGGACTCCATCCGGGAAGAGCTGATCACCGCGCTCGGCACGCAGATCGGCGCGGAGCCGAACCTGCTGCAGGCCGACACCGCTTCGTGCCGGCGCATCGTGCTGCCGTTCCCCGTGCTGGACAACGATCAGCTGGCGAAATTGGTGCACGTCAACGACGACGGCACGCTGCCGGAGTTCCAGGCCGTCACGGTGCTCGGCCGCTACAACGTGCACGGCGGCGGCGAAGCGCTCGTACAGCGGCTCGACGAGATCCGCAGCGAAGTGTCCGAAGCGATCGAAGACGGCGCGCGGCTGATCGTGCTGTCCGATCGCGGCGTCGACGAGCATCACGCCGCGATCCCCTCGCTGCTGCTGACCGGCGCGGTGCACCACCACCTCGTTCGCGAGAAGACGCGCACGCAGGTCGGCCTCATCGTCGAGGCGGGCGACGCGCGCGAGGTGCACCACATCGCGCTGCTGGTGGGTTACGGCGTGGCCGCGGTGAACCCGTACCTGGCGATGGCGACGGTCGAGGAAATGGCGCACCAGGGCCTGATCCCGGGCGTCACCGGCAAGCAGGCGACCACGAACCTGATCAAGGCGCTGGGCAAGGGCGTGCGCAAGACGATGTCCAAGATGGGCGTCTCCACCGTCGCGTCCTACACCGGCGCGCAGATCTTCGAGGCCGTCGGGCTGGGCGCCGAAATCGTCGACACCTGTTTCACCGGAACCACTTCACGGCTCGGCGGCGTCGGGTTCGACACCATCGCCGACGAGGTCGAGCAGCGCCACCGCCGGGCCTTCCCGGCCGACGGCGTCCGCCCGAGCCACCGCGAGCTGGAGACCGGCGCGGACTACCAGTGGCGCCGCGAGGGCGAGCCGCACCTGTTCAACCCGCAGACCGTGTTCAAGCTGCAGCACTCTACGCGCAGCGGGAAGTACGAGGTCTTCAAGGAGTACACGAAGGCCGTCAACGACCAGTCGGAGAAGCTGCAGACGCTACGCGGGCTGTTCGACTTCAAGTACGGCGAGCGGACGCCGGTGCCGATCGAGGAGGTCGAGCCGGTCTCGGAGATCGTGAAGCGGTTCGCCACCGGCGCCATCTCGTACGGCTCGATTTCGATGGAGATGCACCAGACCCTGGCCATCGCGATGAACCGCCTCGGCGGCAAGTCGAACACCGGCGAGGGCGGCGAGGACGCGGAACGGCTGTACGACCCCGAGCGGCGCTCCGCGGTGAAGCAGGTCGCTTCGGGACGCTTCGGCGTGACGAGTGAGTACCTGGTCAACGCCGACGACATCCAGATCAAGATGGCGCAGGGCGCGAAGCCCGGCGAGGGCGGGCAGCTGCCCGGCGCGAAGGTGTACCCGTGGATCGCGAAGACGCGGTACTCGACCCCGGGCGTCGGCCTGATTTCCCCGCCGCCGCACCACGACATCTACTCGATCGAAGACCTGGCGCAGCTGATCCACGACCTGAAAAACGCCAATCCGGCCGCGCGCATCCACGTGAAGCTCGTGTCCGAGGTCGGGGTCGGCACGGTCGCGGCCGGGGTGTCCAAGGCACACGCGGACGTGGTGCTGATCTCCGGCCACGACGGCGGGACGGGCGCTTCGCCGCTGTCGTCCATCAAGCACGCCGGCGGGCCGTGGGAGCTGGGCCTGGCCGAGACCCAGCAGACGCTGCTGGCCAACCGGCTGCGCGACCGGATCGTGGTGCAGACCGACGGCCAGCTCAAGACCGGCCGTGACGTGATGATCGCCGCGCTGCTCGGCGCCGAGGAGTTCGGTTTCGCCACCGCGCCGCTGGTGGTTTCGGGCTGCATCATGATGCGCGTCTGCCACCTCGACACCTGCCCGGTGGGCGTCGCGACGCAGAACCCCAAGCTGCGCGAGAAGTTCAGCGGCAAGGCCGAGTACGTGGTGAACTTCTTCCAGTTCATCGCGCAGGAGGTCCGGGAATACCTGGCAGAGCTGGGTTTCCGGTCCATCGCCGAGGCCGTGGGCCACGCCGAGGTGCTCGACAAGCGCCAGGCCGTGGACCACTGGAAGGCGGCCGGGCTCGACCTGTCGCCGATCTTCCACGTGCCCGGGCTGGCCCCGCGCGCGGCCCGGCACCAGCAGGTGGCGCAGGACCACGGGCTGGACAAGGCGCTCGACAACACGCTGATCCAGCTGGCCGAGGGCGCGCTGTCCTCGGGCGACAAGGTGCGGCTGGAACTGCCGGTGCGCAACGTGAACCGCACCGTCGGCACCATGCTCGGCTCCGAGCTGACCAAGAAGTGGGGCGGCGAGGGCCTGCCGGACGACACCATCGACGTCACCTTCACCGGCACCGCGGGCCAGTCGTTCGGCGCGTTCGTGCCGAAGGGCATCACACTGCGGCTCTACGGCGACGGCAACGACTACGTCGGCAAGGGCCTGTCCGGCGGACGGCTGATCGTGCGTCCCGACAAGACCGCGGTGATCGCCGCGGAGGAGCACATCATCGCCGGCAACGTGATCGGTTACGGCGCCACCAGCGGCGAGATCTTCATCCGCGGCAAGGCCGGCGAACGGTTCTGCGTGCGCAACTCCGGCGCGCTGGCCGTCGTCGAAGGCGTCGGCGACCACGGCGTCGAGTACATGACCGGCGGCCGGGTCGTGGTGCTCGGCGGGGTCGGGCGCAACTTCGCGGCCGGCATGTCCGGCGGCATCGCGTACGTGCTGGACCTGCCGGTGCACCGGGTGAACCCGGAGATGGTCGATATCGACCCGCTCGACTCCGAGGACGCCGACTTCCTGCGTGAAACCGTCGAAAAGCATTACAACGAAACGGAGTCCGCGGTCGCGCGCACGCTGCTCGCCGACTGGGACGCCGCCATCGACCGCTTCGGCAAGGTCATGCCGAAGGACTACAAGCGTGTGCTCGCCGCTCAGGTTCAGGCCGAGCGGGATGGGCGCGACGTGAACGAGGCGATCATGGAGGCCGCACATGGCTGA
- a CDS encoding glutamate synthase subunit beta → MADPKGFLTTTREEPKRRPVDLRLMDWREVYEDFASTKLEKQAGRCMDCGIPFCHQGCPLGNLIPEWNTLVWREDWQEAAERLHATNNFPEFTGTLCPAPCETACVLGINDDPVTIKRVEISIIDRAFAEGWVTPQVPIAKTGKKVAVVGSGPSGLAAAQQLTRAGHSVVVYERADKIGGLLRYGIPAFKMEKHRLDRRIAQMEAEGTEFRTSVNVGADLTVEELRSSHDAVVLAGGATAWRDLPIDGRELTGIYQAMEFLPPANRVAAGELDVSPYSAEGLDVVVIGGGDTGADCVGTSHRQGAKSVTQLEIMPRPPESRSDANPWPTYPMIYRVSSAHEEGGERLYSVNTQEFLSDADGRVRALKLVEVRNEGGKFVPVEGTETELPAQLVLLAMGFLGPQREGLIEDLGVELDQRGNVARDKDFRTSLDNVFVAGDMGRGQSLIVWAIAEGRSCAAGVDAYLTGRDFLPAPIAPTDRPIS, encoded by the coding sequence ATGGCTGACCCCAAGGGCTTTCTGACCACCACCCGCGAAGAACCGAAGCGGCGTCCGGTCGATCTGCGGCTGATGGACTGGCGCGAGGTCTACGAGGACTTCGCATCGACGAAGCTGGAGAAGCAAGCCGGACGCTGTATGGACTGCGGCATCCCGTTCTGTCACCAGGGCTGTCCGCTGGGGAACCTGATCCCGGAGTGGAACACCCTGGTGTGGCGGGAAGACTGGCAGGAGGCGGCCGAGCGGCTGCACGCCACCAACAACTTCCCGGAGTTCACCGGCACGCTGTGCCCCGCGCCGTGCGAGACCGCCTGTGTGCTGGGCATCAACGACGATCCGGTGACGATCAAGCGGGTCGAGATCTCCATCATCGACCGGGCCTTCGCCGAGGGCTGGGTCACGCCGCAGGTGCCGATCGCCAAGACCGGCAAGAAGGTCGCCGTGGTCGGCTCCGGCCCGTCCGGGCTCGCCGCGGCGCAGCAGCTGACCCGCGCGGGCCACAGCGTGGTGGTGTACGAGCGGGCCGACAAGATCGGCGGGCTGCTGCGTTACGGCATCCCCGCGTTCAAGATGGAGAAGCACCGCCTCGACCGGCGGATCGCGCAGATGGAGGCCGAGGGCACGGAATTCCGGACCTCGGTGAACGTCGGCGCCGACCTCACCGTGGAAGAACTGCGGTCTTCGCACGACGCCGTGGTGCTGGCGGGCGGCGCGACGGCGTGGCGCGACCTGCCGATCGACGGCCGCGAGCTGACCGGCATCTACCAGGCGATGGAGTTCCTGCCGCCGGCGAACCGGGTGGCCGCGGGTGAGCTGGACGTGTCGCCGTACTCCGCCGAGGGCCTCGACGTGGTGGTCATCGGCGGCGGCGACACCGGCGCGGACTGCGTCGGCACCTCGCACCGCCAGGGCGCGAAATCGGTGACGCAGCTGGAAATCATGCCGCGGCCGCCGGAGTCGCGGTCGGACGCGAACCCCTGGCCGACGTACCCGATGATCTACCGCGTCTCCTCGGCCCACGAGGAGGGCGGCGAGCGGCTGTACTCGGTGAACACGCAGGAATTCCTGAGTGACGCCGACGGCCGCGTGCGCGCGCTGAAGCTCGTCGAGGTGCGCAACGAGGGCGGCAAGTTCGTCCCCGTCGAGGGCACCGAGACCGAGCTGCCGGCCCAGCTCGTGTTGCTGGCCATGGGTTTCCTGGGCCCGCAGCGCGAAGGGCTGATCGAGGACCTCGGCGTGGAGCTGGACCAGCGCGGCAATGTCGCGCGGGACAAGGACTTCCGCACCAGCCTCGACAACGTCTTCGTGGCCGGCGACATGGGCCGCGGCCAGTCGCTGATCGTGTGGGCCATCGCCGAGGGCCGCTCCTGCGCCGCCGGCGTCGACGCCTACCTCACCGGCCGCGATTTCCTGCCCGCCCCGATCGCGCCGACCGACCGGCCGATCTCCTGA
- a CDS encoding Dyp-type peroxidase — MTVDLSTTLAWTTASGDAATMLDELQPNILKAHARDHLSVLFLQFGETRKDGAAAKAFLAALANQQMKSAKTQLQEISTFKAAGTGGTPYVGVGLTAAGYHALGVKQVPQDEAFLRGMRDPATRQKLADPPRSTFDPGYHGEIHAVVLIGDATDGAMTARRNEVLALLPDSVTVLAEEAGLGRTNSRGEGIEHFGYVDGRSQPLFLAEDVDAEKNSTDGINVWDPSAPLSQVLAADVAAPDPAVHFGSYFVFRKLEQNVRRFKQAELDLADTLGLTGDDRERAGAMIIGRFEDGTPLTTQREDGAESPVSNNFTYESDLGAGKCPFQAHIRKTNPRGSGGFEKPADERLHLMARRGVPYGERADDPNADVPPAQRPAGGVGLLFVAFNSALGSQFEFTQATWADNPGFPKAPVKPGLDPVIGQGPRESSEYVPGWGGTTTVTAPAVPQAVTCKGGDYFFMPSLAFLRALA, encoded by the coding sequence ATGACTGTTGATCTGAGCACCACTCTGGCCTGGACCACGGCGAGCGGCGACGCCGCCACGATGCTCGACGAGCTCCAGCCCAACATCCTGAAGGCGCACGCCCGCGATCACCTGTCCGTGCTCTTCCTGCAGTTCGGCGAAACCAGGAAGGACGGCGCCGCGGCGAAGGCTTTCCTGGCGGCGCTGGCGAACCAGCAGATGAAGTCCGCGAAGACGCAGCTGCAGGAGATCAGCACGTTCAAGGCCGCGGGCACCGGGGGGACGCCGTACGTCGGGGTCGGGCTGACCGCCGCGGGGTATCACGCGCTGGGCGTGAAGCAGGTGCCGCAGGACGAGGCGTTCCTGCGCGGCATGCGCGACCCGGCGACGCGGCAGAAGCTCGCCGACCCGCCGCGGTCCACCTTCGATCCCGGTTACCACGGCGAAATCCACGCTGTGGTCCTGATCGGCGACGCCACCGACGGTGCGATGACCGCGCGCCGCAACGAGGTGCTGGCCCTGCTGCCGGACTCGGTCACCGTGCTGGCCGAAGAGGCGGGCCTGGGCCGCACCAACTCGCGCGGCGAGGGCATCGAGCACTTCGGCTACGTCGACGGACGCAGCCAGCCGCTGTTCCTGGCCGAGGACGTGGACGCGGAGAAGAACTCGACCGACGGCATCAACGTCTGGGACCCGTCGGCCCCGCTTTCGCAGGTGCTGGCCGCCGACGTCGCGGCACCGGACCCGGCCGTGCACTTCGGCAGTTACTTCGTTTTCCGCAAGCTGGAGCAGAACGTGCGGCGGTTCAAGCAGGCCGAGCTCGACTTGGCCGACACGCTCGGGCTCACCGGCGACGACCGCGAGCGCGCGGGCGCCATGATCATCGGCCGGTTCGAGGACGGCACTCCGCTCACCACGCAGCGCGAGGACGGCGCGGAAAGCCCGGTGTCCAACAACTTCACCTACGAAAGCGACCTCGGGGCCGGGAAATGCCCGTTCCAGGCGCACATCCGCAAGACGAACCCGCGGGGCAGCGGTGGTTTCGAGAAGCCCGCGGACGAGCGCCTGCACCTGATGGCGCGCCGTGGCGTGCCGTACGGCGAGCGCGCCGACGACCCGAACGCCGACGTGCCACCGGCCCAGCGCCCGGCCGGGGGTGTCGGGCTGCTGTTCGTGGCGTTCAACTCGGCGCTGGGCAGCCAGTTCGAGTTCACGCAGGCGACCTGGGCCGACAACCCGGGCTTCCCGAAGGCGCCGGTGAAGCCGGGCCTCGACCCGGTGATCGGCCAGGGGCCGCGGGAATCCTCGGAGTACGTGCCGGGCTGGGGCGGCACCACCACGGTCACCGCGCCGGCCGTGCCGCAGGCCGTCACGTGTAAGGGCGGCGACTACTTCTTCATGCCGTCGCTCGCTTTCCTGCGCGCGCTCGCCTGA
- a CDS encoding VOC family protein has protein sequence MERTPQKITTFLMFEGRAEEALTFYLSLFEDAAIVAISRYGAGGQGPEGTVEHATFTLAGQEFMAIDSPVSHGFGFTPAVSLYVQCSDEAELDRLYAALGKDGQELMPLGSYGFSTKFGWVNDRFGVSWQLNLA, from the coding sequence ATGGAGAGAACCCCGCAGAAGATCACCACGTTCCTGATGTTCGAGGGCCGGGCCGAGGAAGCGCTCACCTTCTACCTGTCACTGTTCGAGGACGCCGCGATCGTGGCCATCAGCCGGTACGGCGCGGGCGGGCAGGGGCCGGAAGGCACCGTCGAGCACGCCACGTTCACCCTGGCCGGCCAGGAGTTCATGGCCATCGACAGCCCCGTCAGCCACGGATTCGGCTTCACCCCGGCGGTCTCGCTGTACGTGCAGTGCTCCGACGAGGCCGAACTCGACCGGCTCTACGCGGCGCTGGGCAAGGACGGCCAGGAGCTGATGCCGCTGGGCTCGTACGGCTTCAGCACCAAGTTCGGCTGGGTGAACGACCGGTTCGGCGTGTCCTGGCAGCTGAACCTGGCCTGA
- a CDS encoding ROK family protein: MADLVAALDVGGTTVKAALLDGDLNVLATQRATTARSADGKALAEQVAEIVSVLAEQAGTGAPGAVGVVVPGIVDEQARVARFSANLDWRDVPFGDLLESRLGLPVAFGHDVSAGGLAEFRVGAGQGCTDAAFIAVGTGIAAALMLDGRLYRAHGLAGEVGHIDVGHRILCGCGATGCLEAISSAAAIARRYTEHTGRPVDGAQPVVDAARHGDEAAVAVVSDALDGLGHGIRTLLTLLAPEVVVLGGGLFTAADYVLDPVRDWLSSALTFQRLPELRLAKLGDEAGRLGAGLLALDLLESRR; the protein is encoded by the coding sequence ATGGCTGATTTGGTGGCGGCATTGGACGTGGGTGGCACGACCGTGAAGGCGGCCCTGCTCGACGGTGACCTGAACGTGCTCGCGACGCAGCGGGCCACGACGGCCCGCAGCGCGGACGGCAAGGCGCTGGCCGAGCAGGTGGCCGAGATCGTCTCGGTGCTCGCCGAGCAGGCCGGGACGGGCGCGCCGGGCGCGGTCGGCGTGGTCGTGCCGGGGATCGTCGACGAGCAGGCGCGGGTCGCGCGGTTCTCCGCGAACCTGGACTGGCGCGACGTGCCCTTCGGCGACCTGCTGGAGAGCCGGCTCGGGCTGCCGGTGGCGTTCGGGCACGACGTGAGCGCGGGCGGGCTGGCCGAGTTCCGCGTCGGCGCCGGGCAGGGCTGCACGGACGCGGCGTTCATCGCCGTCGGCACCGGGATCGCGGCCGCGCTGATGCTGGACGGGCGGCTCTACCGGGCGCACGGGCTGGCCGGCGAGGTCGGGCACATCGACGTCGGGCACCGCATCCTCTGCGGCTGCGGCGCCACGGGCTGTCTCGAGGCGATCTCCTCGGCGGCGGCCATCGCCCGGCGCTACACCGAGCACACCGGCCGTCCGGTGGACGGCGCGCAGCCCGTCGTCGACGCGGCCCGGCACGGCGACGAAGCGGCCGTCGCCGTCGTCTCCGACGCCCTCGACGGGCTGGGCCACGGCATCCGGACCCTGCTGACGCTGCTGGCCCCGGAGGTCGTGGTGCTCGGCGGCGGCCTGTTCACCGCGGCCGACTACGTGCTGGACCCGGTGCGCGACTGGCTTTCCTCGGCGCTGACCTTCCAGCGGCTGCCGGAGCTGCGCCTGGCCAAGCTCGGCGACGAGGCCGGACGGCTCGGTGCCGGGCTGCTCGCCCTCGACCTGCTGGAGTCCCGCCGCTGA